The Episyrphus balteatus chromosome 3, idEpiBalt1.1, whole genome shotgun sequence genome segment atacatctaaaaaaaaaacaccctttcacttgaaaaaaatgtaggtataaacTTATCTTATTCGTAATTTCCATcatgggaaagacaacatttttaataaaattcgtaatggtaacttttataccattggTTTTATCGGGACTATCgtggattttccttatttcataaaaaaaaaaaacacactttcacttaaaatatttgtatagactgcttaCATTCATGGtttcttttaaatatgaaaCATATGTACCGATTTTcgtttaacatttttgtttttttagttttcgtgTTATTAATTGCGAACttcataatttctttaaaaaaaaaacaccctttcactcaagataattttgtatactttttcgATTCTTAAATCTTATAagaaacgaaactttttcatcaagcttaaaaaattaataaaatgtatgtcACATGTTACGTtaactttctcaaaaaaaaaaaaaaaaacaaactcccTTTTTTTAATCGGCAAAAACTGtttttagagcaatcgtattgactttattttttatgtgaTTAGATTCagcatgaaaaaaaactttaaaaacatgtgtcatatatGCACTGCAATGCAACTATGtagacaaatttttaatttatttttctataaagagtgattttaaaaacaacgaaaatttgtaggtatacaaaagcgtttaagtaaccGTAGTattagggccatttttttcactcggagttgaacataacttgagaatttttatattaaaaactctcaagttatgtttaactccgagtgaaaaaaatggcccttagAATCTtagaaaatttccaaaaaaaaaacaatttttgcattttgaaaaaaatatctcaatttaaattttttttctttgaaaaatcaatttttttttaaaacgggcTAGTgcgaatttattattatttcttccagtggaataccatttttttaaatgctagaaaatttgtatgggtaggtaggtagagatggcggtcaaagCAACCTAACttgatgacccaattagcgcagaatgcgccgttttgataccaaaactcatGGAACCTATGAGTGATAAatggatttatttaaaaatataatttagattGATTTTAAGAGGAAAGACAAGTGTTTAGGAagtcctaaatccactttgttgcGTTGAGGAACGatatcaagtctttgatctttgattctgagatgttatctatGTCATTAAAGAATTCATTCCCCAGAGAAAGTGATCTATTCCTAGCGAGGGCCGGACATTGGCAAAGAAAATggaagaccgtttctttttcttacTGGTGAAAACAGCTGCGACAGTATTGTAtccctatcggccaatgtcctgtaCACACCGCAACGATTCTGCTAATAACTTTTCTGGGTCTGGAGATCAAATCAttggttttggatttattataagTGGGCCATATTTTCTTGGATATGGCGCAGCTTGCTAAACTACATATGTGCCACctattattagctttttttaaatagtttgagAAGATATtgcccttcatgactcctatTGGAATGTTAACTGCTTCCGCTAGCTACTCATGAAGTGccgatccttgcctggccagttcatctGCTTTTTCGTTGCCCTCAAAACCACTATGTCCTTGGATCCAGACaagagtgattgtgaggctttcGCTCAGTATTGAGAGTTgctctctgcactgctgaaccagtttggatgatgtcatgacTGAAgaaattgcttttatagctgcctgactatctgttagtatagctaCATTTTgggtttgatttaaatttattcttagtACTTTGCAAGCTTCCTTAAATGCGAGTAGTTCTGCTTGAAACACGCTTGCAAAATTTGGAAGTCGAAATGATTTTGAAGTATTAAGGGATTCATGATAGATACCCGCACCGACCCCACCAAAGTGTCGAAGTCTCTCGTCACAATGCCATCTTCCCAGTCTGTCCTCgacgggaagctgaccttgTAATTCTTGACAGTGTTCAAGGTAGGAGTGCGATAGTCGGTAGGGGTCAGAAACATATCTGATGGTACAAAATTTGTTGTGTCACTATGACCAAAAGGTTTTGCCTTCCAACAGCCGGTTTCTTTAAGCCTTAATACGCTACAAGATACCTGGTATTTGATatgaaggtctatgggtaaaaggtgcaagagaacgtttagagcctcagtggggcacgaccggagggctccagtcgtccctacgcttgctgttctctggattttcttaagtttgttgatgttatATGCTTAACTCAAAGCAGGCCACCAAACAATGGCGCCGTAAGTAAGAATGGGTCGTACAACCGCTgtgtaagtccatagaatcatttttgatttaagaccccattttttcccaaaggttttactgcaggcatagaaagcaatgctcgctttcttaacccgctcttctatatttagcttccagctcagtttagtgtccaaaattacacctaaatattttgCGCTAGAAGAAAGTGATAAGATTTGGGCGTTAAGCTAAGGTAGAGGGAAGgcagggattttggttttagttgtaaaaagcatcagttccgttttactttgattaactcCTAGGCCCAGTTGCTAACTTTTCTCAAAGCCGTGTTAGTGATTTCGCGTGTGATTTCGTCACTTAGTAGGTATTTGGTTTTATGTTTTCCAATCTAGTAGGTACTTGTAGTTTCAACTTGTagtatgaaattaaaattttttttttaaggaataataATATCTAGTACTAAGATTTCATCTGCGTTACTTTATAGTGATGAGAATAATTCGCGACAATTATTATCGATTTATCATCAAGTTGAAGCTTTATGGAAAACTAACcttattaaaatagtttaaaattgcCATATTAGAAAGCttgaaaattgtatatataaaacTGAAATACGtagtaaagtaacgcagttaTTAAGTTTTTTGATCGTTTTGTGCATAAACAGTCATCAATATagaaaaatcattcaaaactTTGCTGCAAAAGTTATTTATAACCATGTTCTATATAAACTAGAAGATATGAGTTATTCGATCGACCAcagtttttctaaaattctaGACGTCACAAAGTATCAATTATTATGTAATGCAAAATTAGAAGTaaaccattttgaaaattaaatttttttagaaaatgttgtTTACCAGatctgttttattattttaatatttgctCTTGTGTCGCTGCTAATaaaagaattatttattttgaaacacacttgtttaaaaaaaaaaaaaacaaataaattctaTTGTCTATTTCGACTATAAAAGAAGCCAacttaacattaaaaaatatcacAAGTATCCAAGATGTTCCGTCTAATAGTTGTtgttttgagtgttttgtgttttgCTTCGGCAGCACCAGAAAATAATTCCGACCGAATTGTAAATGGCAGATCAGCTAGCATTCTCGAATACAACTATCAGGTTTCTATTCAACAAGACGGATTTCATTTCTGTGGCGGAAGCATTATCGGTAGAAAATGGATCCTAACCGCAGCTCATTGTTTACGTGATATCATAGCAAAAAATCAACAGAGTTCTCTTCGAGTTTATCTTGGTTCTTCAAGTTGGGCTTCTGGTGGTGTTGCCAAGGCAGTAAAATGGGTGAAAAATCATCCAGATTACAATGCTAAAACAATGGATTTCGATGTCGGAATAATGGAATTAGACTCCGACATTATGTATAGTAGTAGAATGAAGCCCGTAAATATTTGCAGTAATACGATTGCAATTAATAGACCTGTCGATGCAAGCGGATGGGGTAAATTGAATGAAACATCTGAAAGTCTTCCAACACTTTTAAATGCGGTAACTATGAAATTTGTGCCAACTGCCGATTGTGCTTCTGGAGCATACAATTATAAAGCTGGAGAAATTACTGACTCAATGATTTGTGCAATTGGACCTGGCCAAGATTCATGCCAAGGAGATTCTGGTGGCCCGCTCGTAACAGAAGGTACAAATAATCAAATAGGAGTTGTATCATGGGGAAATGGATGTGCCAAGCCTGGTCTTCCAGGTGTTTACTGTAAACTTGCACATCCTAAGGTTATTACGTTTATCAAATCAAGTTGTCCAGAAGTGAATTTCAcaacatgttaaaaaaaaaaatatactaaaataaacaaaccgagctttaatttgtgtttcattttttttttttttttcagtttataaGTTTAATTTAACCGCTTTTACCGCTTTAACACTTTGCTTACAAAGCTTtagaacaaaaccattttttttgcttaaatttcataaaagaaatgatagcaaaagattctctaggtaatttaaggaaaatatataaaaggcagtaagggacaatcttccatcgtttaagcgataaatgcaattttctaacattctgacctaaaacacaaaaaaaatattttgaaaaaaaaaacggcaacacctacgatattttaaaatacatttttaaaaagccagaagctcattcttatctcttaaatttaaatccactaaatttaatcaacactttttgaaaaaatggtcctcaaactcagaattcaaaaaaaaaaatgttattagaaaaatttaaaatgacttttttccaaactttttttaataaaatatgaatttgtttagaaaaaattttggccataaatattaacagttgaatttcaaagcaaaaaaggtaaaatatatcacacttttgaaaaaaaaattgaactttaaaaaaaaaaaaaataagttacatttttttttcaaaacttttattaaaaaaagttcttcgaaaataaaatactttttaatttttttcataaaccgtaatacatattgacatttccttttataatttgaaatcataataaatgcggccaaaaaaatttgaaaataaatgcattttatattacgaccaagtttaaaaaacgacatgttaaaatttgttcaatattttttttttttcaaaaatctgagttcaattaccattctttcaaaagccgttcattcaatgaacttaattttaattttacatatatgactaagcttctagcttttaaaaaatgtatatttgaatattgtagggtttgccgttgtgttcaaatattttttttttgtgtttgaagtcaattaataagaaaattgcatctatcgcttgaactatggaagagtGTCCCTCActcacatatatttttttccttgaatagacaatcttttggcatcaattaatttatgaaatttaagaaaaaaatttgaaaaaaatttgtttttgttcacaaaaatcttcaattaaatttaaaaaatcaaaacggcaacaccggcaatttttaatctatagactttaaagtatttttaattaccgacgtttgaaaaaaaagatcatcaaaatctaagctgttcggctgggttccctaatattgccaatttttcagctttagttactccactaaggATCAACCTGGAGAGtttcacaaataaaaacttACTATGTAGGTACTACTGAACAGTATaaatgctaaaaaatattttcaaaaattgagtttttgaaatttactgTGGACTAGCAGCTACCAATACTCACCATTAAAATTATCTTAACATTCACTAGGAGCCAAGCCAAGTGATTTTCTACATTATTGATAAATATGTAGTTCAAATAATAGCGGACTCAGAAGGCAGCCTTGGGGAACACCTGTTTCAGATTGAATCGATTttcaaaagtgattttctaTTAATGTTATTAAAAGCTACTTTAATGCACCAAGAGCTCATAAGATAGCTCTTTAGCAATACTCGTAGGAGCAAAAATTTGTTCAACTGGGGAAAGCCCTGCTCGGGAACCAGCCTATAAATAACTTCTGTTATTGTTTTTCATCCCAAGCCaccaacaataaaaaatttgggcgaatagttttcttaaagaACAAAGAACAGAAACTCTTCTGTATAGTTTTCAGGTAAACTCAGATCACCTTTCTTAAGAATAGTGTATACCTATGTAAAATGTACATGTACAATTGTtgacattccatgaaaaaataaaatgcacctaCTTGCTTTTATGGTACAATTTACTGTATTGTTTAGGCTTTTTATTGAACATGccagttgatttttttgtataaaaatgaatttttagaaaaaaaaaaaattcgaaaaccgttagagccgttttttttttttaaatagttttttatatataaaaattttctcctattcaaaaaaaaaaattttgtaggtatgccattttgaagaaataattaacattcacataaaaacgaaatttcaaaatttttcaccaacatattttcaaaaaattgttttttgaaaattttctaaaatccaaaaataatttttttcttaaatttaagaaatacttttacttaaacgctttagtacaaaaatttttattgaaattttcagaaatacaaaaaaaaaaacacgttctATAGCAGATATCAATAACGGTAcaagaaatatttctatttcaaaagttggctcacaaaaattttaatcaaaatagttggaaccgttttcgaaaaaaaaattaacttccgTTTATGGGAATCCTCGAGGGAATCACTCAAAAGTGTTTACTGCCAACTTTGAAGAAAATCGTTCCCAGTAGttaaggctgtagctcgaggtacatacatacagacagacagacagaattgcaggacccaatttttttggcattcttcaTCATCGAAATTTCATATAGAAATCTctagttcgatttttttttccgaatcctaaacttgccctatagtaggtatcgcaagtaaaattataaaaaaaaattgaaaaccgcccgtttaaaataaaaaaatagtaaaacacacttttaaaccttttattataatatttcttCAACTTGTTTTTGAATAAACACAATTtccacaattttattttcataaataaaaaacgttatttttgcGTTATATTTCTTGCCAAGTATATtgcaaacatacatacatattataataaaaaatttaaatgtagaaaaaaataaaactgaaaatttgtttttaggtACGTTTAACGAAAATAttctattctaaaaaaatttaaaaatagcaaaattctgctattttaaaaatcaagaaatacGAGTAGCTCaataaaagttcaaaaagtgtattttagtaatttagcactttttggattttgttttccaaattgCAATATGAAAAGTCCAAAATcctataacttttttaaatcaacttagctaaatttttagcatataatattttgaaacacaatttttattttaatgctaatctgtccgccattttggatccgtttttgaaggaaaaaaagtGTGCAGTTTTTTTTCGTATTGTCCATACTTACGCTTCAGTTTGCCAAATTTCATGGATTTTTGTCAAGAATTGAccgtgaaaatgatttttgacgccaaaaagtaCCAAAGCCATCACTACTGTCTGATATAGGACCAAATGGTTATATATCTTAGTTCTTACGGTCCTTCTTAATAGAAAACATACCAGCGTGGTTATGTAAGATCAGATGGAAACCAATCTTCAAGTAGGTACCTAGGGCTTAATCAAGTCTGCAAGACAAGTGTAGAGggacttgaattttttttagagttagTTAAAAAATAAGCTAATCATTATGTTTTATGTACATCCTTTTAACTTCAAACAACACTAATATCGTCATTTcttgtacattttatttttattttcaaaaattttcaaaggcggaactgccaaaaaaaaaaaaaaaacataacaaaaataaaaaatagataatttggaaaaaaaaagaaaacaaaaattttaattttttctttttttttttattaatttttagtaaCAAGTTACATAAGTTGCAGATAGGCTgtaattgaaaattaataatgCCTCTGCATATCCacgtctttatttttgttttgttttaacattCTACATATTTTACTGATGGACAATTATCGTAAATAAATGATCGAACTTCTGGATCAGAAACGTCACAATAAACACCAGGATGGCCTTGCTCTGCGCATCCACGTCCCCATGAAACAATTCCAACTAGTTTTAGTATATCATCAAAAATCGAAAGAGGACCACCCGAATCTCCTTGGCATGAATCTTGTCCAGGTTCGTATGCACAAACCATTGAAGACATAATTGAATCACCATATTTGTACAGCGGTGATGAACAAGTTACTGCATTCATAAATTTCACTGTTGCCTCTTGCAATTGTTCCGGAAGATTTTTATTATCTTCAGCCAATCTACCCCATCCGGTAACTTCGGTAAGCGTATCGTCTTCAAGCAAAGTGGAACACAATTTAATTGGTTTAATACTAGCACTCCATATAAAACCGGAATAAAGTTCTAAGATGGCAACATCGTACACCATTGATTTGGGTTCATATT includes the following:
- the LOC129914908 gene encoding trypsin beta-like — protein: MFRLIVVVLSVLCFASAAPENNSDRIVNGRSASILEYNYQVSIQQDGFHFCGGSIIGRKWILTAAHCLRDIIAKNQQSSLRVYLGSSSWASGGVAKAVKWVKNHPDYNAKTMDFDVGIMELDSDIMYSSRMKPVNICSNTIAINRPVDASGWGKLNETSESLPTLLNAVTMKFVPTADCASGAYNYKAGEITDSMICAIGPGQDSCQGDSGGPLVTEGTNNQIGVVSWGNGCAKPGLPGVYCKLAHPKVITFIKSSCPEVNFTTC
- the LOC129914909 gene encoding trypsin beta-like encodes the protein MYRLLVVVSVLCFASALLVPIEDRIVDGKNADIISHPHQISLQRNERHFCGGSIIAEKYVITASHCTVKIIANNEQSICRVRAGSSFWNQGGITKSIKSIINHPKYEPKSMVYDVAILELYSGFIWSASIKPIKLCSTLLEDDTLTEVTGWGRLAEDNKNLPEQLQEATVKFMNAVTCSSPLYKYGDSIMSSMVCAYEPGQDSCQGDSGGPLSIFDDILKLVGIVSWGRGCAEQGHPGVYCDVSDPEVRSFIYDNCPSVKYVEC